One region of Desertifilum tharense IPPAS B-1220 genomic DNA includes:
- a CDS encoding AAA-like domain-containing protein, producing the protein MISTEVVEFPGGPLPLNSPFYVYRPPQEELVCQEVEKPGSAIRIQAPRKMGKSSLLTRLLAHAKAQGYGVAHIDFQEVDRAAFGSLDKLLRWLCANVSRRLRLPPQLDDYWDEEVGSKVSCTIYFEEYLLEQIDRPIVLALNEVNLIFEHSEIAQEFFPLLRYWYEQAKHVDAFQKLRLVIVHSTEVYVPLKINQSPFNVGLPIRLADFNLAQAHELADRYGLTWDEGELRSPIDELLKMVGGNPYRLGLAFYYLRRGELTLDQLLKTAPTSAGIYSAHLQDLLIALQQEAPLKEALWQAIAAGDGVAIDPVSAYKLNSLGLVSFTNQGVTLSCELYRLYFQSQLFVETLSYSARLQELKEENQRLKYLVDIDSLTQLANRRSLDRYLAINWQQSAGMGTSLALILLDVDDFKAYNDTYGHPAGDRCLRQIAGVIHSHQRSPDLVARYGGEEFAIVLPQTNAKEATELAEKMRVAIKSLAIPHENSKTGQGIVTVSIGVACVVSCLGSDCSVLLLAADKALYHSKHQGRDLVTLSEAIATSL; encoded by the coding sequence ATGATTAGTACAGAGGTTGTCGAGTTTCCTGGCGGACCTTTACCCCTGAATTCACCGTTCTATGTCTACCGCCCTCCCCAGGAAGAACTGGTTTGTCAGGAAGTTGAGAAACCGGGGAGCGCAATTCGCATCCAAGCTCCGCGTAAAATGGGCAAAAGTTCGCTATTAACTCGGCTGTTGGCTCACGCGAAGGCTCAAGGTTATGGGGTTGCTCATATTGACTTTCAGGAGGTCGATCGGGCGGCGTTTGGGAGCTTAGATAAGCTGTTACGCTGGTTGTGTGCAAATGTCAGCCGTCGCTTGCGGTTGCCTCCTCAACTCGATGATTATTGGGATGAGGAGGTGGGCAGTAAGGTCAGTTGTACGATTTATTTTGAAGAATATTTACTCGAACAGATCGATCGACCAATTGTCTTGGCTTTGAATGAAGTCAATCTGATTTTCGAGCATTCTGAGATTGCCCAAGAGTTTTTTCCGCTGTTGCGCTATTGGTACGAACAAGCCAAACATGTCGATGCGTTTCAAAAATTGCGGCTTGTGATTGTTCACTCCACAGAGGTGTATGTTCCTTTAAAGATCAATCAGTCTCCGTTTAATGTGGGTTTGCCGATTCGGTTAGCTGATTTTAATTTAGCCCAAGCCCACGAGCTAGCCGACCGCTACGGGTTAACGTGGGATGAGGGGGAGTTGCGATCGCCAATTGATGAACTGTTGAAGATGGTGGGGGGCAATCCCTATCGTTTGGGGTTGGCGTTTTACTATTTGCGGCGCGGGGAACTGACTTTAGATCAGCTTTTAAAGACGGCTCCAACGTCGGCGGGGATTTATAGCGCCCATTTGCAAGATTTGCTGATTGCGTTGCAACAAGAAGCCCCCCTCAAAGAAGCGCTTTGGCAGGCGATCGCAGCCGGTGATGGGGTGGCGATCGATCCGGTTTCGGCTTACAAACTCAATAGTCTGGGATTGGTGAGTTTTACCAATCAGGGAGTGACGCTGAGTTGCGAACTTTATCGCCTCTATTTTCAATCGCAGTTATTTGTGGAAACCCTCAGCTATAGCGCCCGACTGCAAGAATTGAAGGAAGAGAATCAGCGCTTAAAGTATTTGGTGGATATTGATTCGCTGACTCAGTTGGCTAACCGTCGCTCTCTCGATCGCTATCTGGCGATTAACTGGCAGCAGTCGGCGGGGATGGGAACTTCTTTAGCGCTGATTTTATTGGATGTGGATGATTTTAAAGCCTATAACGATACCTATGGGCATCCCGCAGGCGATCGCTGTTTGCGTCAAATTGCGGGCGTGATTCACAGCCACCAGCGTTCCCCAGATTTGGTGGCTCGTTATGGGGGCGAAGAGTTTGCGATCGTGCTGCCTCAAACGAATGCGAAAGAAGCAACCGAACTGGCGGAGAAGATGCGAGTTGCCATTAAGAGTTTGGCGATTCCCCATGAAAATTCTAAAACGGGTCAGGGCATTGTTACGGTGAGCATTGGGGTGGCGTGCGTGGTGTCTTGTCTGGGAAGCGATTGTTCGGTGCTATTGTTAGCCGCAGATAAGGCTCTTTATCACTCCAAACACCAAGGGCGCGATTTAGTGACTTTAAGTGAGGCGATCGCCACTTCGCTGTAA